From Flavobacterium alkalisoli, the proteins below share one genomic window:
- a CDS encoding type IX secretion system plug protein, translated as MLKAHIRLVFLVLFLQLPHITKAQMQVLQEVAPPYNIKTASFMKNGENVYPFFRLGDNFQFVFDDLFGNEANYYYTLTHCNYDWTKSQLTVNEYLTGFDSQRIQTYQNSFNTLQIYSHYTLTFPNKFTSIRLTGNYILNILNEDREVILSRRFIVYEEKVAVPLQVKRARGMNERDEAHNMDFSIKTNSFIFQMPLQNVKVGIFQNGRFDNAIYNIKPQYTIGNDLIYRYDKETQFWAGNEYLYFDNKDIRNAVNNIARVTSGEIYNNILYTNEARANKPYTYYPDINGNFVPNNINLSVTDVTLESDYAWIFFKFEAPTFFEKEDIYIGGMFNNYAKTNEYKMEYNEKTGTYEKAVMIKQGFTNYMYIAANAKGKVDGKNAPDGNFFQTENDYNILVYYRENNERYDRVIGYGYANSEDIIN; from the coding sequence ATGCTTAAAGCACATATACGACTTGTTTTTCTAGTTCTGTTTTTACAATTACCACATATAACTAAAGCACAAATGCAGGTGCTTCAGGAAGTAGCCCCTCCTTATAACATTAAGACGGCTTCATTTATGAAAAACGGAGAAAACGTATATCCTTTCTTTAGGTTAGGAGACAATTTCCAGTTTGTGTTTGATGATCTTTTTGGCAATGAGGCCAACTACTACTATACACTTACGCATTGTAATTACGACTGGACCAAGTCTCAGTTGACAGTTAATGAATATCTTACAGGGTTTGACAGCCAGCGTATACAGACTTACCAAAACTCGTTTAATACACTGCAAATCTATTCGCATTACACATTAACCTTCCCTAATAAGTTTACTTCAATACGACTAACTGGAAACTACATACTTAACATACTTAACGAAGACAGAGAAGTTATACTATCCAGGCGCTTTATAGTATATGAAGAGAAGGTGGCTGTACCCCTACAGGTAAAAAGAGCAAGGGGAATGAATGAAAGAGATGAAGCACACAATATGGACTTTTCCATTAAGACCAATTCCTTTATTTTCCAGATGCCGTTACAGAATGTAAAGGTGGGAATCTTTCAAAACGGCAGGTTTGACAATGCCATATACAACATTAAGCCGCAATACACCATAGGCAACGACCTTATTTACAGATACGACAAGGAAACACAATTTTGGGCCGGTAATGAATACCTCTATTTTGACAATAAGGATATACGGAATGCCGTAAACAATATTGCAAGAGTAACCAGCGGTGAGATATACAACAACATCCTTTATACAAATGAGGCACGTGCTAACAAGCCCTACACTTATTATCCGGACATTAACGGAAACTTTGTTCCTAACAATATTAACCTTAGTGTTACTGATGTCACCTTGGAGTCGGACTATGCATGGATATTCTTTAAATTTGAAGCTCCTACTTTCTTTGAAAAGGAAGACATCTATATAGGCGGTATGTTTAATAACTATGCCAAAACAAATGAATACAAAATGGAGTATAACGAAAAAACGGGCACATATGAAAAAGCCGTAATGATAAAACAGGGCTTTACTAACTATATGTATATTGCTGCCAATGCTAAAGGAAAGGTGGACGGTAAGAATGCTCCCGACGGTAATTTTTTCCAAACCGAGAACGATTATAACATTTTAGTATACTACAGAGAGAACAACGAACGTTATGATAGGGTGATTGGTTACGGATACGCCAATTCAGAAGATATTATAAACTAA
- the pruA gene encoding L-glutamate gamma-semialdehyde dehydrogenase, whose product MPKGIYNVPEAFNEPVKSYAPGTPEREQVLVTFKELYNTTVDVPLYIGTEEIRTGKTKTINPPFDHKKTVGTYHEAEKEHVVKAIETALEARKKWASMAWEQRASIFLKAAELLAGPYRAKINAATMIAQAKTVHQAEIDAACEFIDFLRFNVEFMTQIYAEQPVSSEGIWNRMEHRPLEGFIYAITPFNFTAIAGNLPASPALMGNVVVWKPSAAQVYSANVIMEVFKLAGLPDGVINMVHGDPVMITDTLLESPDFAGIHYTGSTAVFNGIWAKIGQNMGKGIYKTYPRIVGETGGKDFVLAHPSSIPAQVATGLSRGAFEFQGQKCSAASRAYIPQSIWPAVKDQLVADIASMKMGSPEDLSNFITCVIHEGSFDKLAKYIDAAKNSPEAEIIAGGKYDKSVGYFIEPTVIVTTNPQYETMHTELFGPVLTIYVYEDAKWEETLKLVDETSPYALTGAIFSQDRYAIEQATKALENCAGNFYINDKPTGAVVGQQPFGGARASGTNDKAGSILNLLRWVSPRTIKETFVPPTDYRYPFLG is encoded by the coding sequence ATGCCAAAAGGAATTTACAACGTACCCGAGGCTTTTAACGAACCCGTTAAATCTTATGCTCCCGGCACACCGGAAAGAGAGCAGGTACTGGTCACTTTTAAAGAACTTTACAACACTACAGTTGATGTACCTTTATATATAGGTACGGAAGAAATCCGTACAGGGAAAACAAAAACAATAAACCCTCCTTTTGACCACAAAAAAACAGTAGGTACTTACCATGAAGCAGAAAAAGAGCATGTGGTAAAAGCTATTGAAACTGCACTTGAAGCCCGTAAAAAATGGGCATCAATGGCATGGGAACAAAGAGCTTCTATCTTCCTTAAGGCAGCTGAGCTTTTAGCCGGACCTTACCGTGCAAAAATAAATGCTGCTACCATGATAGCCCAGGCTAAAACGGTTCATCAGGCAGAAATTGATGCTGCTTGTGAATTTATTGACTTCCTGCGTTTTAATGTAGAGTTTATGACACAGATATATGCAGAACAGCCTGTATCTTCTGAAGGAATATGGAACAGAATGGAGCACCGTCCGCTGGAAGGATTCATTTATGCCATCACTCCGTTTAACTTTACTGCTATTGCCGGTAACCTTCCTGCCTCTCCTGCCCTAATGGGTAACGTAGTGGTATGGAAACCAAGTGCCGCTCAGGTTTACAGCGCTAATGTAATTATGGAAGTATTTAAACTTGCAGGATTACCTGACGGTGTAATAAATATGGTACACGGTGACCCTGTTATGATTACAGATACACTTTTAGAAAGCCCTGATTTTGCAGGAATACACTATACCGGTTCTACAGCCGTATTTAATGGTATTTGGGCAAAAATAGGTCAGAATATGGGTAAAGGCATTTACAAAACCTACCCAAGAATAGTAGGTGAAACAGGAGGTAAAGACTTTGTTCTTGCTCACCCTTCATCTATACCAGCGCAGGTTGCAACAGGCCTTTCAAGAGGTGCTTTTGAGTTCCAGGGACAAAAATGTTCTGCCGCTTCAAGAGCTTATATCCCTCAATCAATATGGCCGGCAGTAAAAGACCAGCTTGTTGCTGATATCGCTTCAATGAAAATGGGTTCTCCGGAAGATCTTTCCAACTTCATTACCTGTGTAATACATGAAGGTTCTTTTGATAAGCTTGCAAAATATATTGATGCAGCTAAAAACTCTCCTGAAGCCGAAATTATTGCGGGTGGTAAGTATGATAAATCTGTAGGTTACTTTATTGAGCCAACAGTTATCGTAACTACAAACCCTCAATATGAGACTATGCACACTGAGCTTTTTGGCCCGGTACTTACAATATATGTTTATGAGGATGCTAAATGGGAAGAGACACTTAAACTTGTAGATGAAACTTCTCCATACGCTTTAACGGGAGCAATTTTCAGTCAGGATCGTTATGCTATAGAGCAGGCTACAAAAGCGCTTGAAAACTGCGCAGGTAACTTCTACATAAACGACAAACCAACAGGTGCAGTTGTAGGACAACAGCCTTTTGGTGGTGCAAGAGCATCAGGAACTAACGACAAGGCGGGTTCAATCCTTAACCTTTTACGTTGGGTTTCTCCAAGAACAATTAAAGAAACATTTGTTCCGCCAACAGATTACAGATATCCTTTCTTAGGATAA
- the apaG gene encoding Co2+/Mg2+ efflux protein ApaG, which translates to MVTQITRGIKISVSTSFEGTYFKNYKIHFAFTYEVTIENQSKDSVQLNSRHWEIYDSLNDIEIVDGEGVIGKKPVLKPGEKHTYSSGCLLASPFGAMRGYFNMINFTSTRTFRVIIPTFRLSAPFALN; encoded by the coding sequence ATGGTAACACAAATAACAAGAGGCATAAAGATTTCGGTTTCTACTAGTTTTGAAGGCACTTACTTTAAAAACTACAAGATTCATTTTGCCTTTACTTATGAGGTAACTATAGAAAACCAAAGCAAAGATTCCGTACAGTTAAATTCCCGCCACTGGGAAATTTACGACTCCCTTAATGATATTGAAATTGTAGACGGTGAAGGTGTAATAGGCAAAAAACCTGTTTTAAAACCGGGCGAAAAACACACTTACAGCTCCGGCTGTCTTTTGGCTTCTCCTTTTGGAGCTATGAGGGGTTATTTCAATATGATTAACTTTACCTCTACCCGAACTTTCAGGGTAATTATACCTACTTTCAGGTTAAGTGCTCCTTTTGCCCTTAATTAA
- the rsmG gene encoding 16S rRNA (guanine(527)-N(7))-methyltransferase RsmG, which produces MEEIVRYFPDLTEKQKEQFAKLEQLYTEWNAKINVISRKDIESLYTKHVLHSLGIAKVMKFKPDADVMDVGTGGGFPGIPLAILFPETNFYLIDVIAKKIKVVNEVAAGLGLKNVKAEQMRAEKVNKEFDFIVSRAVTNMPDFVKWVRGKVKKDQNHDLPNGILYLKGGDLTEELSVFQRTTLYDLSEFFDDEFFETKKVVHLAMKYKV; this is translated from the coding sequence ATGGAGGAGATTGTTAGATATTTTCCGGATCTGACCGAAAAGCAAAAAGAGCAATTCGCAAAACTGGAACAACTTTATACCGAATGGAATGCAAAAATTAATGTTATTTCCAGAAAGGATATCGAGTCACTGTATACTAAACATGTATTGCACTCGCTTGGTATTGCTAAAGTTATGAAGTTTAAGCCGGATGCCGATGTGATGGACGTAGGAACCGGAGGAGGATTTCCGGGAATACCGCTTGCAATACTTTTTCCTGAAACCAATTTCTATCTAATAGACGTAATTGCAAAAAAGATAAAAGTAGTTAACGAGGTAGCTGCCGGACTTGGACTTAAGAATGTAAAAGCCGAGCAAATGCGTGCTGAAAAGGTAAATAAGGAGTTTGACTTTATTGTGAGCCGCGCCGTTACCAATATGCCTGATTTTGTAAAGTGGGTTAGGGGTAAGGTGAAGAAAGACCAGAATCATGATTTGCCAAACGGGATTCTTTATCTAAAAGGAGGAGATCTTACAGAAGAGCTTTCTGTTTTCCAGAGAACTACGCTTTATGATCTTTCAGAGTTTTTTGATGATGAATTTTTTGAGACCAAAAAGGTAGTACACCTGGCAATGAAATATAAAGTATAA
- a CDS encoding fatty acid desaturase family protein has protein sequence MNINTPVFSKNDSIKFFRTLNKRVNDYFKENNLKKTGNWQLHLKAIVMFALFLAPYFLILTLNLPVWAQFLLTIVMGVGMAGVGMNVMHDGNHGSYSSKSWLNNFMGGSIYILAGNVYNWQVQHNVLHHTYTNIHGHDEDLDAGRVIRFSQSATWRRFHKFQHYYSIFLYGLLTFNWAITTDIKQMRRYIKKGLSYGKFQSPVKQWTVLVVTKLIYVVVWLAIPMILGITWWKVLIGFFVMHYTAGLILSVVFQLAHVVEETDNPIPGENGEIENTWAIHQLYTTANFAPRNKIVNWFTGGLNHQIEHHIFPNISHIHYGAIAKIVKQTAKEHNLPYHEFKTMRSAIAAHFKHLKELGMKPALN, from the coding sequence ATGAATATCAACACTCCCGTTTTTTCTAAAAACGACTCAATAAAATTTTTCAGGACTCTAAACAAACGCGTAAACGACTACTTTAAAGAAAATAACCTGAAAAAAACCGGAAACTGGCAGCTGCATCTAAAAGCAATCGTAATGTTTGCCCTGTTTTTGGCTCCCTATTTTTTAATACTGACACTTAACCTGCCTGTTTGGGCACAGTTCCTTTTAACCATTGTTATGGGAGTAGGTATGGCCGGTGTGGGCATGAACGTAATGCACGACGGTAACCATGGATCATACTCTTCTAAATCGTGGTTAAATAACTTTATGGGCGGCAGTATTTACATTCTTGCCGGAAACGTATACAACTGGCAGGTACAGCACAATGTGCTTCACCACACGTATACTAACATTCACGGGCACGACGAAGATCTTGATGCCGGAAGGGTAATACGTTTTTCACAAAGTGCAACATGGAGAAGGTTCCACAAATTTCAGCATTACTACTCCATTTTCCTTTATGGACTGCTTACTTTTAACTGGGCTATTACAACCGATATAAAACAAATGAGAAGGTACATTAAAAAGGGGCTTTCTTATGGTAAATTCCAGAGTCCGGTTAAACAATGGACAGTACTGGTAGTAACAAAACTTATTTATGTTGTGGTATGGCTTGCCATCCCTATGATTTTAGGCATTACATGGTGGAAAGTACTTATAGGCTTTTTTGTGATGCACTACACTGCCGGACTTATTTTAAGCGTGGTTTTCCAGTTGGCACACGTGGTTGAAGAAACCGACAACCCTATACCGGGAGAGAACGGTGAGATAGAAAACACATGGGCAATACACCAGCTTTATACAACTGCCAATTTTGCTCCTAGAAACAAAATTGTAAACTGGTTTACCGGAGGATTAAACCACCAGATAGAACATCATATTTTTCCAAACATAAGCCATATTCATTATGGTGCTATTGCAAAAATCGTAAAACAAACCGCTAAAGAGCACAACCTGCCTTACCATGAGTTTAAAACCATGCGCAGCGCAATAGCGGCACACTTTAAGCATCTAAAAGAGCTGGGCATGAAACCCGCATTAAATTAA
- a CDS encoding response regulator transcription factor, whose amino-acid sequence MKLLIVEDEPQLLSVIRKGLSEKNYDVSAAMDGTTALEMINDNHFDVVVLDLMLPDINGIEICRRLRNAGNFVPILMLTALGSSENIVTGLNAGADDYMAKPFKFTELEARINALARRAGQEQKPVEIITIDNLEIDRRAKTVKREGELIALTAKEFKLLYYLAKNTGITLSREKILDNVWNINFDMNTNVVDVYINYLRKKIDKPYSVKLIHTIKGLGYVLKP is encoded by the coding sequence ATGAAACTGCTTATAGTAGAAGATGAACCTCAACTTTTATCGGTTATCCGTAAAGGCCTCTCTGAAAAAAATTATGATGTGAGCGCTGCCATGGATGGTACTACCGCACTGGAAATGATTAACGACAATCATTTTGATGTTGTGGTATTAGACCTTATGCTACCGGACATTAACGGCATTGAAATATGCAGGAGACTGAGAAACGCAGGTAATTTTGTACCTATTTTAATGCTTACCGCTTTAGGAAGCAGCGAGAATATTGTTACCGGGCTTAATGCCGGTGCCGATGATTATATGGCAAAGCCTTTTAAGTTTACCGAACTTGAAGCCCGAATCAATGCACTTGCCCGCAGAGCCGGACAGGAACAGAAACCAGTCGAGATTATTACTATAGATAACCTTGAAATTGACAGAAGGGCAAAAACAGTAAAACGTGAAGGAGAACTGATAGCACTTACCGCAAAAGAGTTTAAGCTTTTGTACTACCTGGCCAAGAATACAGGAATTACTTTATCCCGCGAAAAGATACTGGACAACGTTTGGAACATAAATTTTGACATGAACACCAATGTTGTTGATGTATATATAAATTACCTTAGAAAGAAGATTGACAAGCCTTATTCGGTTAAACTGATACATACTATAAAAGGCCTTGGTTATGTTTTAAAGCCCTAA
- a CDS encoding pyridoxal phosphate-dependent aminotransferase, giving the protein MNQLSDRINNLSTSQTLAMAAKARELKAQGKDIISLSLGEPDFNTPDFIKEAAKKAIDENYSAYTPVDGYVELKEAICRKFKRDNGLDYTPSQIVVSTGAKQSLYNIAQVMLNDGDEVLLPAPYWVSYVEIVKLSGGVPVEVPTSVETDFKMTAEQLEAAITPKTKMMWFSSPCNPSGSVYSREELTAIAKVLEKYPNIYIVSDEIYEHINYSGTFCSIGSIPGMLERTITVNGVAKAFAMTGWRIGYIGAPEFIAKACTKIQGQVTSGANSIAQRATIAAVDADPSAIKYMVDAFHKRRDLVIGLAQEIPGFKLNVPEGAFYVFPDVSYYFGKTLNGVEIKNADDFSMYLLEHANVATVTGDAFGNPNCIRFSYATSEEQLIEALRRIKEALA; this is encoded by the coding sequence ATGAATCAGCTTTCTGACAGGATCAATAATCTGTCTACCTCACAAACGCTTGCTATGGCAGCAAAAGCCAGAGAGCTAAAAGCACAGGGAAAAGATATTATAAGCCTTAGCCTTGGCGAACCGGATTTTAATACTCCGGATTTTATTAAAGAAGCGGCTAAAAAAGCCATTGACGAAAACTACAGCGCTTATACACCGGTAGACGGTTATGTTGAGCTTAAAGAAGCTATTTGCCGTAAGTTTAAAAGAGATAACGGTCTTGATTATACACCGTCTCAAATTGTTGTTTCAACAGGTGCAAAACAATCACTTTACAACATTGCACAGGTAATGCTTAATGATGGTGATGAGGTGTTACTACCTGCCCCATACTGGGTAAGCTATGTAGAGATTGTTAAGCTATCAGGAGGTGTACCGGTTGAGGTACCTACTTCGGTAGAGACTGATTTTAAAATGACTGCAGAGCAGCTTGAGGCAGCTATTACGCCTAAAACAAAAATGATGTGGTTTAGCTCTCCCTGTAACCCAAGTGGTTCAGTTTACAGCCGTGAGGAGCTTACCGCTATCGCTAAAGTATTAGAAAAATACCCTAACATATACATTGTATCTGATGAGATTTATGAGCACATTAACTACTCAGGTACATTTTGCAGTATAGGTTCTATACCGGGAATGCTGGAAAGAACAATTACCGTAAACGGTGTGGCAAAAGCTTTTGCCATGACAGGATGGAGAATTGGCTACATAGGCGCTCCTGAGTTTATTGCCAAAGCATGTACAAAAATACAGGGACAGGTAACAAGTGGTGCTAACAGTATCGCTCAGCGTGCTACTATTGCTGCTGTTGATGCCGATCCTTCTGCTATTAAATACATGGTTGACGCTTTCCATAAGCGCAGGGATTTAGTTATCGGCCTTGCTCAGGAAATTCCGGGCTTTAAACTAAACGTACCGGAAGGCGCATTTTATGTTTTCCCTGACGTGTCTTACTACTTTGGTAAAACATTAAACGGAGTGGAAATTAAAAATGCAGACGATTTCTCTATGTACCTGTTAGAGCATGCTAATGTGGCTACCGTAACAGGAGATGCATTTGGCAACCCTAACTGTATCCGTTTCTCTTATGCTACAAGCGAAGAGCAACTGATTGAAGCTTTACGAAGAATTAAAGAAGCACTTGCTTAA
- the purT gene encoding formate-dependent phosphoribosylglycinamide formyltransferase, translating to MQKKILLLGSGELGKEFVIAAQRIGQTVIAVDSYEGAPAMQVADGFEVINMLDGAALDAVVAKHNPDFIVPEIEAIRTERFYDYEKQGITVVPSAKAANFTMNRKAIRDLAAKDLGLRTANYRYATSAEELEKAVSEVGMPCVVKPLMSSSGKGQSTIKTQEDIEKAWKYAVEGSRGDVVEVIVEAFVNFHSEITLLTVTQNNNPTLFCAPIGHRQERGDYQESWQPARVSDKDIAEAQDMARKVTEALGGAGIFGVEFFLTDEGVYFSELSPRPHDTGMVTLAGTQNFNEFELHLRTILSLPIAEITLERNGASAVILASENSNNPTFNGVEKIAALPKTDFRLFGKPTSRPYRRMGVALTYDNTDTPVETIVEKAIAAAAIVKVNA from the coding sequence ATGCAGAAAAAAATACTTTTATTAGGTTCAGGAGAATTAGGTAAAGAGTTTGTAATCGCAGCACAGCGTATTGGCCAGACCGTAATAGCTGTAGACAGCTACGAAGGCGCTCCTGCCATGCAGGTAGCCGATGGTTTTGAGGTTATCAATATGCTTGACGGCGCTGCTCTTGATGCGGTTGTAGCAAAACACAATCCTGATTTTATAGTTCCTGAAATTGAAGCGATAAGAACAGAGCGTTTTTACGATTATGAAAAACAGGGCATTACTGTAGTGCCATCTGCAAAGGCAGCTAACTTTACCATGAACCGTAAAGCAATACGTGACCTTGCAGCAAAAGACCTTGGCCTGCGTACGGCTAACTACCGTTATGCTACCTCTGCCGAAGAGCTTGAGAAAGCGGTAAGCGAAGTAGGTATGCCATGTGTGGTAAAGCCACTTATGTCCTCTTCAGGTAAAGGGCAGTCTACCATTAAAACACAGGAGGATATTGAAAAAGCATGGAAATATGCTGTAGAAGGTTCCCGTGGTGATGTGGTAGAAGTTATTGTTGAGGCTTTCGTAAACTTCCATTCAGAAATTACATTACTTACTGTTACCCAAAACAACAACCCTACCCTGTTTTGTGCACCAATAGGCCACAGACAGGAACGTGGTGATTATCAGGAAAGCTGGCAGCCTGCAAGGGTAAGTGATAAGGATATTGCAGAAGCTCAGGATATGGCTCGCAAAGTTACCGAAGCTTTAGGCGGGGCAGGAATATTTGGTGTGGAGTTTTTCCTTACGGATGAAGGAGTTTACTTTTCTGAACTATCACCAAGACCTCACGACACAGGTATGGTAACACTGGCAGGGACTCAAAACTTTAATGAGTTTGAACTGCACTTAAGAACCATATTAAGCTTACCAATAGCCGAAATCACGTTAGAAAGAAACGGTGCAAGCGCCGTTATACTAGCCTCAGAAAATAGTAACAACCCTACTTTTAACGGAGTGGAAAAGATTGCTGCTTTACCTAAAACCGATTTCAGGTTATTTGGCAAACCAACATCACGCCCTTACCGCAGGATGGGTGTAGCATTGACGTATGATAATACTGATACTCCGGTAGAAACTATAGTTGAAAAAGCTATTGCAGCGGCTGCAATAGTAAAAGTAAACGCATAA
- a CDS encoding bestrophin family protein translates to MLLKKKIPMKYVMGKIRIELILILLYTVGFELVHHYYHAISIDIPIAVPTIVGTIISLLLAFKSNQAYDRWWEARIVWGAIVNDSRTLIRQVIGFYKDPDFSVEANDFKERFAKRQAAWCYSLGQSLRGKDAVKPIRSLLSEEEYRFVKKHKHVPNALLLLHAKELKKANNEERINVYQQVEIDNTLSRLCDSMGKCERIKNTVFPTTYSMYIRFTLVLFLTLLPFGLTDLLGWLQIPLVTTIGAAFFLIEKMAIHLQDPFENRPTDTPMIAISNTIEQNLLQMVNEYRDEFSEESLDQSPKLNHLQPVKNPYFVL, encoded by the coding sequence ATGCTGTTAAAGAAAAAAATACCGATGAAGTATGTAATGGGTAAGATTAGAATCGAGCTTATCCTTATACTATTGTATACTGTAGGGTTTGAGCTGGTACATCACTACTATCATGCCATTTCCATAGATATACCTATTGCGGTTCCTACAATTGTAGGTACTATTATATCGCTGCTTTTAGCCTTTAAATCCAATCAAGCTTACGACCGCTGGTGGGAAGCCCGTATTGTTTGGGGTGCTATCGTTAACGACTCAAGAACATTGATAAGACAGGTAATAGGATTTTACAAAGACCCGGATTTTTCTGTTGAGGCAAATGACTTTAAAGAACGTTTTGCCAAAAGGCAGGCGGCCTGGTGTTACAGCCTGGGGCAGTCCTTAAGAGGTAAGGATGCCGTTAAACCTATACGTTCACTGCTTAGCGAAGAGGAATACCGCTTTGTAAAGAAACACAAGCATGTCCCTAACGCATTGTTATTACTACATGCCAAAGAGCTTAAAAAAGCGAACAACGAGGAAAGGATAAACGTATACCAACAGGTAGAGATAGACAATACACTAAGTCGCCTGTGTGACAGTATGGGTAAGTGTGAGCGTATTAAAAATACGGTATTCCCTACCACATACAGTATGTATATACGTTTTACATTAGTACTGTTCCTTACCCTGTTACCGTTTGGCCTTACAGATCTTTTAGGATGGCTGCAAATACCTCTTGTTACCACAATTGGTGCTGCTTTTTTCTTAATAGAAAAAATGGCTATACACCTGCAGGATCCGTTTGAGAACAGACCTACAGATACACCTATGATTGCAATTTCAAACACTATAGAGCAAAACCTATTGCAAATGGTAAATGAATATAGAGATGAGTTTAGTGAGGAGTCTTTAGATCAAAGCCCGAAGCTTAATCATTTGCAACCGGTTAAGAACCCCTATTTCGTTCTGTAA
- a CDS encoding sensor histidine kinase produces the protein MQIKKKITVTYIVLSGVSTLALCLVVFFLFKQNNQYYFLKRLQDRAKIVASIHYQHDPVKAAYYKNLKANGLEELINENDFVLKVNGENTFEYNTELNLPPEFYAEVMREQSGWTVDSDHQYYYAQIFNESGQRYMVIVTARDRRGNTSLIYITRILIFGGLAFIIIAYFFGRFLAARFINPVSRINKEVKRISASNLHNRLPDIKDSDEIADLTRTFNDMLDRLETSFEIQANFINNASHELKTPITTIMAETEIALLKEREAEEYITTLENINKQASRLGNLTESLLKLTQTGYDGKKQVQDIARIDEILMDVKCDIDKIYPQNRVTINLKNIPEDDSLLVLPCNRPLLELAIGNIITNGVKYSDNEEVFVSLRADKEAITISITDIGIGIPPEDIPYLYEPFFRGKKAALKYAGYGLGLPLAMKIIRMHGGELIIQSEPGKGTVVNIVFTISNIKNSNFNS, from the coding sequence ATGCAGATTAAAAAGAAAATTACAGTTACATACATCGTTCTTTCGGGAGTAAGCACACTGGCACTATGCCTTGTTGTGTTTTTTCTTTTTAAGCAAAATAACCAGTACTACTTTTTAAAAAGGCTTCAGGACAGGGCAAAGATTGTCGCTTCTATCCATTACCAGCATGACCCCGTCAAGGCAGCTTACTACAAGAACCTTAAGGCAAATGGTCTCGAAGAGCTTATCAACGAAAATGATTTTGTACTTAAGGTAAACGGAGAAAACACCTTTGAATACAATACTGAACTTAACCTTCCACCAGAGTTTTATGCCGAAGTGATGAGGGAGCAATCGGGATGGACTGTAGATAGCGATCATCAATACTATTATGCTCAGATTTTTAACGAATCGGGACAGCGTTATATGGTTATCGTTACCGCACGCGACAGAAGGGGTAATACCAGTTTAATATACATAACCCGCATACTTATTTTTGGCGGACTTGCCTTTATAATAATAGCATATTTCTTCGGCCGATTTCTTGCTGCAAGGTTTATTAATCCCGTTTCGCGTATTAATAAGGAAGTTAAGCGTATTAGCGCTTCTAACCTGCACAACCGCCTGCCGGACATAAAGGACTCGGACGAAATTGCCGATCTCACCCGTACCTTTAATGATATGCTGGACAGGCTGGAAACCTCTTTTGAGATTCAGGCTAATTTTATTAATAATGCTTCCCATGAACTGAAGACGCCTATAACTACTATTATGGCCGAAACAGAGATTGCATTATTAAAAGAAAGAGAAGCCGAAGAATATATAACCACATTAGAAAACATTAATAAACAGGCCAGCCGACTGGGCAATCTTACCGAAAGCTTATTAAAACTTACCCAAACGGGATATGACGGTAAAAAACAGGTTCAGGATATTGCACGCATTGATGAAATACTTATGGATGTTAAGTGTGATATTGATAAAATATATCCGCAAAACAGGGTTACTATCAATCTTAAAAACATTCCGGAAGATGATTCTCTATTGGTATTACCCTGTAATAGGCCATTATTGGAGCTTGCCATTGGTAACATCATCACAAACGGGGTAAAATATTCTGATAACGAAGAGGTATTCGTGAGTCTTAGGGCCGACAAGGAAGCCATTACCATAAGCATAACCGATATCGGTATCGGTATCCCGCCGGAAGATATCCCTTATCTTTATGAACCTTTTTTTAGGGGTAAAAAGGCTGCCTTAAAGTATGCAGGCTACGGATTAGGGCTGCCATTGGCCATGAAAATTATCCGAATGCATGGCGGCGAGCTCATTATTCAGTCTGAACCAGGAAAAGGTACCGTAGTGAATATTGTATTCACAATCTCCAACATTAAAAATTCTAATTTTAATTCTTAA